Proteins from a single region of Neodiprion virginianus isolate iyNeoVirg1 chromosome 4, iyNeoVirg1.1, whole genome shotgun sequence:
- the LOC124303158 gene encoding 60S ribosomal protein L22-like, translating into MAPVVPKKAPGQAAKKQNLRGKGQKKKKVSLKFTIDCTHPVEDNIMDVANFEKYLHERIKVNGKTGNFGNNVNLERNKMKLSVNSDVPFSKRYLKYLTKKYLKKNKLRDWLRVVSKDKDTYELRYFQINSQEDDDEDDAE; encoded by the exons ATGGCTCCG GTTGTACCGAAGAAGGCCCCAGGGCAAGCTGCGAAAAAGCAGAACCTGCGTGGCAAGGGccaaaagaagaagaaggtgtCTCTAAAGTTTACAATCGACTGCACTCACCCTGTCGAAGACAACATCATGGATGTTGCCAACTTC GAGAAGTATCTTCACGAGCGAATCAAGGTTAATGGCAAAACTGGAAACTTTGGAAACAATGTAAATTTGGAGCGCAACAAGATGAAACTCTCTGTTAACAGTGATGTTCCATTCTCCAAAAG GTACTTGAAATACTTGACTAAGAAGTACCTTAAGAAGAATAAATTGCGTGACTGGCTTCGTGTCGTCTCAAAAGACAAGGATACCTATGAACTGAGGTACTTCCAGATAAACAGCCAAGAAGATGACGACGAGGATGATGCCGAATAA
- the LOC124303159 gene encoding gamma-aminobutyric acid receptor-associated protein, whose amino-acid sequence MKFQYKEEHPFEKRKAEGEKIRRKYPDRVPVIVEKAPKARIGDLDKKKYLVPSDLTVGQFYFLIRKRIHLRPEDALFFFVNNVIPPTSATMGALYQEHHEEDFFLYIAYSDENVYGN is encoded by the exons atgaagtttCAATACAAGGAGGAGCATCCATTCGAGAAAAGGAAGGCGGAGGGCGAGAAAATCAGGCGAAAATATCCTGACCGTGTTCCC GTTATCGTTGAGAAAGCTCCCAAGGCGAGAATCGGTGACCTTGATAAAAAGAAGTACCTTGTACCTTCCGACTTGACAGTCGGACAGTTTTACTTCCTGATTCGCAAGCGTATTCACCTGCGTCCCGAGGATgccctcttcttctttgtcAACAACGTCATTCCACCTACCAGTGCAACAATGGGGGCTCTCTACCAG GAGCACCATGAAGAGGATTTCTTTCTCTACATAGCGTACAGCGATGAGAATGTCTATGGAAATTAG